A genomic segment from Diospyros lotus cultivar Yz01 chromosome 5, ASM1463336v1, whole genome shotgun sequence encodes:
- the LOC127801378 gene encoding SH3 domain-containing protein 2-like, with protein MEAIKKQATRFREQVARQQQAVLKQFGSGGYGGSGNVVLDATELQQYQKLEQLYLSTRGAKHFQREIVRGVEGSIVTGSKQVEIGTKLSESGRKYGVENTCTSCNTLSKAAFNFGRAHCQMEKERGNMLKALGTQVAEPLRAMVMGAPLEDARHLAQRYDRMRQEAEAQAVEVSKRQAKVREGMGNPEVALKLEAAEVKLQDIKSNMAILGKEAVAAMSAVEAQQQRLTLQRLVAVVELERSYHQSVLRILDELEGEMMSEQKRIEAPSSPSVDSMPPPPSYEEANEMFASPTENGSTESMNYFLGEAMHSYRAVSDVELNLSVGDYVVIRKVSDSGWAEGECKGTAGWFPFGYVERRERVLASKMPHIFS; from the exons ATGGAAGCGATCAAGAAACAAGCGACAAGGTTCAGGGAACAGGTCGCCAGGCAGCaacag GCTGTCCTAAAGCAGTTCGGATCTGGAGGATATGGAGGTTCAGGTAATGTTGTTCTAGATGCAACGGAGCTCCAACAGTATCAGAAACTTGAGCAACTTTACCTCTCGACAAGGGGTGCCAAG CATTTCCAAAGAGAGATTGTTCGGGGAGTAGAAGGTTCTATTGTCACTGGATCCAAACAAGTTGAGATAG GAACTAAGTTGTCTGAAAGTGGCCGAAAATATGGTGTTGAGAATACATGCACCAGTTGCAACACCTTATCAAAAGCTGCATTTAATTTTGGACGAGCTCATTGTCAAATGGAGAAGGAGCGTGGAAATATGCTAAAAGCCCTTGGTACACAG GTTGCAGAGCCATTGAGAGCAATGGTAATGGGAGCTCCACTGGAAGATGCTCGACATCTTGCTCAGCGTTATGATAGAATGCGACAAGAGGCCGAAGCTCAG GCTGTTGAAGTTTCCAAACGGCAAGCAAAAGTGAGAGAAGGAATGGGCAATCCTGAAGTTGCTTTGAAACTTGAAGCAGCAGAGGTCAAACTACAAGACATAAAATCAAACATGGCAATATTGGGAAAAGAAGCTGTTGCAGCAATGTCTGCTGTTGAAGCTCAGCAACAGAGGCTGACTCTGCAGCGTCTGGTTGCCGTG GTTGAATTGGAACGTTCTTACCATCAGAGTGTTCTTCGGATACTTGATGAGCTTGAGGGCGAG ATGATGTCAGAGCAGAAAAGAATTGAAGCACCATCATCTCCAAGTGTAGACAGCATGCCCCCACCACCATCATATGAGGAAGCTAATGAGATGTTTGCTTCTCCAACAGAAAATGGATCGACTGAGAGTATGAATTATTTTCTGGGAGAG GCTATGCACTCGTATCGCGCTGTATCTGACGTGGAGCTTAATTTGTCAGTTGGCGATTATGTTGTCATCCGAAAG GTGTCGGACAGTGGGTGGGCGGAAGGCGAATGCAAAGGCACAGCAGGTTGGTTCCCATTTGGGTACGTTGAAAGACGCGAACGTGTTCTTGCAAGCAAGATGCcccatattttctcataa
- the LOC127801377 gene encoding squalene synthase 1: MGSLAAMLRHPDDVYPLVKLKMAARHAEKQIPPEPHWAFCYTMLHKVSRSFGLVIQQLGTELRNAVCIFYLVLRALDTVEDDTSIATEVKVPILLAFHRHIYDRDWHFSCGTKEYKVLMDEFHHVSTAFLELGKGYQEAIEDITMRMGAGMAKFICKEVETIDDYDEYCHYVAGLVGLGLSKLFHASGLEDLAPDSLSNSMGLFLQKTNIIRDYLEDINEIPKSRMFWPRQIWSKYVNKLEDLKYKENSVKSVQCLNDMVTNALIHVDDCLKYMSALRDPAIFRFCAIPQIMAIGTLALCYNNIEVFRGVVKMRRGLTAKVIDQTKTISDVYGAFFDFSCMLKSKVEKNDPNSTKTLSRIEAIQKTCRESGTLSKRKSYILKSQPTHNSTLIFVLFIILAILFAYLSANRPPINM; this comes from the exons ATGGGAAGTTTGGCAGCGATGTTGAGGCATCCAGATGATGTGTATCCTCTAGTGAAGCTGAAGATGGCGGCGAGGCACGCGGAGAAGCAGATTCCGCCTGAGCCACACTGGGCCTTCTGCTACACCATGCTCCACAAGGTCTCTCGAAGTTTCGGCCTCGTTATTCAGCAGCTCGGCACCGAGCTCCGCAACGCC GTATGCATTTTCTATTTGGTTCTTCGAGCACTCGATACTGTTG aGGACGATACAAGCATAGCCACAGAGGTCAAAGTACCTATTCTACTGGCTTTTCATCGTCATATATATGACCGTGACTGGCATTTTTCAT GTGGTACAAAGGAGTACAAGGTTCTGATGGACGAGTTCCATCATGTTTCAACAGCGTTTTTAGAGCTTGGCAAAGG TTATCAGGAAGCAATTGAGGATATTACCATGAGGATGGGTGCAGGAATGGCAAAGTTTATTTGCAAGGAG GTAGAAACAattgatgattatgatgaaTACTGTCACTATGTAGCCGGACTTGTCGGGCTGGGATTATCAAAGCTTTTCCATGCCTCTGGCTTGGAAGATTTGGCACCAGATTCTCTGTCCAATTCTATGGGTTTATTTCTTCAG AAAACAAACATTATTCGAGACTATCTGGAAGATATAAATGAAATACCAAAGTCACGCATGTTTTGGCCTCGACAGATATGGAGTAAATATGTTAACAAACTTGag GActtaaaatataaggaaaattcAGTTAAATCAGTTCAATGCTTAAACGACATGGTTACAAATGCCTTAATACATGTGGACGATTGCTTGAAATACATGTCAGCTCTGCGAGATCCTGCCATCTTCCGATTTTGTGCAATTCCACAG ATCATGGCAATTGGAACCTTAGCTTTATGCTACAACAACATTGAAGTCTTCAGAGGTGTAGTAAAAATGAGGAGAG gtcTTACTGCTAAAGTTATTGACCAGACAAAAACCATTTCAGATGTCTATGGTGCTTTCTTCGATTTTTCTTGCATGCTGAAATCAAAG GTTGAAAAAAATGATCCCAATTCTACAAAAACATTGAGCAGGATAGAAGCAATTCAGAAAACTTGCAGAGAATCAGGAACCTTGAGTAAAAG GAAATCTTACATCCTCAAGAGCCAACCAACACACAATTCAACTCTG ATATTTGTGTTATTCATTATACTTGCCATCTTGTTTGCTTATCTATCTGCAAACAGACCACCAATAAATATGT GA